The Miscanthus floridulus cultivar M001 chromosome 17, ASM1932011v1, whole genome shotgun sequence genome has a window encoding:
- the LOC136516543 gene encoding mitochondrial outer membrane protein porin 2-like, whose translation MAAAGPGLYSEIGKKARDLLYKDYHTDQKFTLTTYAANGAAITAASTRKDEAIFNEIQSQLKHNNVTVDVKATSESNLITTITVHELGTPGLKGILCIPFPYQKSAKAELQYLHHHAGVAASVGLNANPVVNLSGVFGTKTIAVGADASYDTSSGDLTKYNAGLSYTTSDFVAAATLNHKGDNIAASYYHLVSPTTAVGGELSHSFSTNGNTITFGTQHALDPLTTVKARFNNYGMASALIQHEWRPKSLVTLSAEVDTKAIEKSSKVGFSLVLKP comes from the exons ATGGCCGCCGCGGGTCCCGGGCTCTACTCCGAGATCGGGAAGAAGGCCAGAG ATCTCCTGTACAAGGACTACCACACGGACCAGAAGTTCACGCTCACCACCTACGCCGCCAACGGAGCT GCCATTACTGCTGCAAGCACAAGGAAAGATGAAGCTATCTTTAATGAAATCCAGAGCCAGCTGAAGCACAACAATGTGACTGTGGATGTGAAAGCAACTTCAGAATCAAAT TTGATAACTACAATCACAGTTCACGAACTGGGCACACCAGGCCTGAAGGGAATTTTATGCATTCCTTTCCCATACCAGAAATCTGCAAAG GCTGAACTCCAGTACTTGCACCACCATGCTGGTGTTGCTGCAAGTGTTGGCCTAAATGCAAACCCTGTTGTTAACCTTTCTGGTGTATTCGGAACTAAAACTATTGCTGTTGGCGCTGATGCTTCCTATGATACTTCATCTGGGGACTTGACCAAATACAATGCTGGACTGAGCTACACTACTTCTGACTTTGTTGCTGCAGCAACTCT GAACCACAAAGGAGACAACATTGCTGCTTCCTACTACCACTTGGTGAGTCCAACCACAGCTGTTGGAGGAGAGCTGAGCCACAGCTTCTCGACCAATGGGAACACCATCACCTTTGGGACGCAGCATGCCCTGGACCCCCTGACCACTGTGAAGGCACgcttcaacaactacggcatGGCAAGTGCACTGATCCAACACGAGTGGAGGCCCAAGTCATTGGTCACCCTCTCTGCGGAGGTGGACACCAAGGCAATTGAGAAGAGCTCCAAGGTTGGGTTCTCCCTGGTCCTCAAGCCCTGA